In Synechococcus sp. RS9909, one genomic interval encodes:
- a CDS encoding MTH1187 family thiamine-binding protein, protein MQVSVDLCVVPLGVGVSLAPYVAACQQVIEAAGLDHELGPNGTAIEGEWEAVFACVRECHDAVHRLGAPRIYTTLKVNTRADREQSFREKVPSVEASRGER, encoded by the coding sequence ATGCAGGTGAGCGTGGATCTCTGTGTGGTGCCCCTGGGGGTAGGGGTGTCCTTGGCGCCCTATGTGGCCGCCTGTCAGCAGGTGATCGAGGCGGCCGGCCTCGACCATGAACTCGGTCCGAACGGCACGGCGATCGAGGGTGAGTGGGAGGCGGTGTTCGCCTGTGTGCGGGAGTGTCATGACGCCGTGCATCGGCTCGGTGCGCCGCGGATTTACACCACGTTGAAGGTGAACACCCGCGCCGATCGTGAGCAATCGTTCCGCGAGAAGGTGCCCAGCGTCGAGGCCAGTCGGGGCGAGCGTTAG